From Pseudomonas sp. CCI4.2, one genomic window encodes:
- a CDS encoding DUF2252 domain-containing protein — translation MTTLKDRLKLGKDARKHCSRRSQAEHGDTHRDPISLIETSSEGRIQPLVELRYGRMLVSPFTFYRGNALLHAHDLAGTPNMGLTVPVCGDCHLMNFGGFATPERNLLFSVNDFDEAHPGPWEWDLKRLVASFLIAARDLRHGKTVEESVCREVVTAYQQAMAECAQQGALELWYDAIRYEDLLEQAKSDSTLAHVERAVQKAERRTHAELLPKISERDEHGHLLIRDDLPEIFHLHNATTLLDADDDWMGLKNWQALYETFMRDYRPTLQADRRALLGRFEVQDMAFKVVGVGSVGTRCLVALLTDDQQHPLFLQIKEARASVLSGYVSAKSRIRHNGQRVVDGQRLMQSASDLFLGWTTGPNGRHFYVRQLRDMKISAELETFDSEAFAAYGRICGRALAHAHAKASGCAAEISGYIGKGPSLADALLKYAQAYAEQNERDFERFQKACRTGRLQARSEADLAADHLP, via the coding sequence GCATCCAACCGCTGGTTGAACTGCGTTACGGACGGATGCTGGTCTCACCCTTCACGTTTTACCGGGGCAACGCCTTGTTGCACGCCCACGACCTCGCTGGTACGCCGAACATGGGTTTGACCGTTCCGGTGTGCGGCGACTGTCACCTGATGAATTTCGGCGGTTTCGCCACGCCCGAACGTAACCTGCTGTTCAGCGTCAACGACTTTGACGAAGCACACCCCGGCCCTTGGGAGTGGGATTTGAAACGCTTGGTGGCCAGTTTCCTGATCGCGGCCCGGGACCTGCGCCACGGCAAAACCGTGGAAGAAAGCGTCTGCCGCGAAGTCGTCACCGCCTACCAACAAGCCATGGCCGAGTGCGCCCAGCAAGGTGCTTTAGAACTTTGGTACGACGCCATCCGTTACGAGGATTTGTTAGAACAGGCAAAGTCCGACAGCACCCTCGCCCACGTCGAGCGCGCAGTGCAAAAAGCCGAACGCCGTACCCACGCCGAACTGCTGCCCAAAATAAGCGAACGCGACGAACACGGGCACTTGCTGATTCGCGATGATTTGCCGGAAATATTTCACCTGCATAACGCCACCACGCTGCTGGACGCTGACGACGACTGGATGGGCCTGAAAAATTGGCAAGCCCTCTACGAAACCTTCATGCGCGATTACCGGCCCACGCTGCAAGCCGATCGCCGTGCATTGTTGGGGCGTTTCGAAGTGCAGGACATGGCTTTTAAAGTGGTCGGCGTTGGCAGCGTCGGTACTCGTTGCTTGGTCGCGTTGCTGACCGACGACCAGCAACACCCGCTGTTCCTCCAGATCAAAGAAGCCCGGGCCTCCGTGCTGTCGGGTTACGTCAGCGCCAAGTCGCGGATTCGCCACAACGGGCAACGGGTGGTGGATGGACAGCGCTTGATGCAGTCTGCCAGCGACTTGTTTCTCGGCTGGACCACCGGCCCGAACGGCCGTCATTTCTATGTGCGGCAACTGCGGGACATGAAGATTTCGGCTGAACTGGAGACATTTGACAGCGAAGCGTTCGCGGCCTACGGGCGCATCTGTGGTCGAGCGCTGGCCCATGCCCACGCCAAAGCCTCGGGCTGCGCGGCGGAGATCAGCGGGTACATCGGCAAAGGCCCGAGCCTGGCGGATGCGCTGCTCAAATACGCACAAGCGTATGCCGAGCAAAACGAGCGCGATTTCGAACGTTTTCAGAAAGCCTGCCGCACCGGTCGTTTACAAGCCCGCTCGGAGGCGGACTTGGCCGCCGATCATTTGCCCTGA
- a CDS encoding MFS transporter: MNSTRDTPPPMTALGILTLVTCVLASSLAFIDSSVVNVGLPAIGRDLGAGHCGLQWLIGGYLLPLSALLLLGGSMGDRFGRRRVLIIGILMFGIASVVCGLAPDLPTLITARFAQGVGAAFLMPNSLAILGATFEGEQQGRAIGIWAAAAAATGAGGPILGGWLIDTVSWRMIFFINIPLASAAIYLAWRYVEKDHLSGDIIPLDWAGALLATLGLGAITWALIWVTGPEGWSIDGVVGLLAGSALLALFLVWERKKGPSAMMPLALFGSPGFTGLTLLTFLLYGALGCLTILLPYVLIVASGYSSTQAGAALLPIPLVLAVASPWLGGLAGRFGTRPFLIVGPCIVGAGFLLLLRMDLQVSYWTDVLPALAVIAMGLTCAVAPLTTAIFASVDKKHTGSASGLNNAIARTGGLVATALLGKVLAYHADSLIAAFHWAVVLAAAVCVAAGACALVIQSNPKAQGK; this comes from the coding sequence ATGAACTCCACCCGCGACACGCCCCCTCCGATGACTGCGCTCGGGATTCTTACGCTGGTCACCTGCGTACTGGCATCGAGCCTGGCGTTTATCGACAGTTCGGTGGTCAATGTCGGCCTGCCCGCCATCGGACGCGACTTGGGCGCGGGCCATTGCGGGTTGCAGTGGCTGATCGGCGGTTATCTGCTGCCGTTGAGCGCGCTGTTATTGCTCGGCGGCTCGATGGGTGACCGCTTCGGCCGCCGTCGAGTGCTCATCATTGGCATCCTCATGTTTGGCATTGCATCCGTGGTGTGCGGGCTGGCGCCTGACCTGCCAACGCTGATCACGGCACGTTTCGCCCAGGGCGTGGGCGCCGCGTTTTTGATGCCCAACAGCCTGGCGATTCTCGGCGCAACGTTTGAGGGTGAGCAACAAGGGCGAGCTATCGGTATATGGGCCGCAGCAGCGGCGGCCACTGGTGCGGGCGGACCGATTCTGGGTGGATGGCTGATCGATACCGTCAGTTGGCGAATGATCTTCTTTATCAATATCCCCTTGGCCAGCGCAGCGATATATCTGGCGTGGCGCTACGTCGAAAAAGATCACCTCAGCGGCGACATCATCCCACTGGATTGGGCGGGCGCGCTGTTAGCCACCCTGGGTCTTGGCGCTATTACCTGGGCGTTGATCTGGGTGACGGGCCCTGAAGGCTGGTCCATTGATGGTGTCGTTGGCTTGCTGGCAGGATCAGCGTTGCTTGCGCTGTTTTTAGTGTGGGAGCGCAAAAAAGGACCCTCGGCGATGATGCCGCTGGCGCTATTCGGCTCGCCGGGTTTTACCGGGCTGACGCTGTTGACCTTCCTGCTGTACGGCGCGCTGGGTTGCCTGACGATTCTGTTGCCGTACGTTTTGATTGTCGCCAGCGGTTATTCCAGCACCCAAGCCGGGGCCGCCTTGTTACCGATCCCGTTGGTGCTGGCGGTGGCGTCCCCTTGGTTAGGCGGGCTGGCAGGTCGGTTTGGCACACGGCCTTTTTTGATCGTCGGGCCGTGCATTGTTGGGGCGGGCTTTTTACTGTTGTTGCGGATGGACCTTCAGGTCAGTTATTGGACCGATGTGTTGCCGGCCTTAGCGGTTATTGCGATGGGCCTGACCTGCGCCGTTGCGCCGTTAACAACAGCGATTTTTGCCTCGGTCGATAAAAAACACACCGGCTCGGCGTCGGGGCTGAACAACGCCATTGCCCGAACGGGTGGTCTGGTAGCCACCGCGTTGCTGGGCAAGGTGTTGGCGTATCACGCAGATTCCCTGATTGCAGCGTTTCATTGGGCCGTGGTTTTGGCCGCTGCGGTGTGTGTAGCGGCGGGGGCATGCGCGTTGGTCATTCAGAGCAATCCGAAGGCTCAGGGCAAATGA
- a CDS encoding FAD-dependent oxidoreductase produces MKRCDVLIIGAGPTGLVLALWLSKLGIRVRIIDKTATSGSTSRALAVQARTLELYRQLDLTQVILQHGHKVPAVNLWVKGEHAAQVPFDAVGKDLTPYSFLEIFPQDQHERLLIERLLMFGVSVERQTELTRFVHDGVGVTAYLSGADGQEEVCAARCLAGCDGARSTVRKSLDIGFPGGTYQQVFYVADVDADGPSVNGELHVDLDESEFLAIFPLADKHHARLIGTVRNEHADTLTFEDVSGRAIEQLQVQIHRVNWFSTYRVHHRVAKHFRQGRAFLLGDAAHVHSPAGGQGMNTGIGDAINLAWKLAAVLETRASDSLLDTYETERIGFARQLVATTDRVFSFATAEGRIAKLVRTRIAPLLIPKVIAIDAVREFIFRTISQVTLNYRGMPLSAGTAGKVHGGERLPWVPGSDNFESLSRLCWQLHVYGVASEQLNAWCKERGVPLHVFQWTPAHAASGFALNALYLLRPDTYVALAELSGEPEVLDRYFDERGIQPQKDHLLNTT; encoded by the coding sequence ATGAAGCGCTGCGACGTATTAATCATCGGCGCAGGCCCAACCGGCTTGGTGCTGGCGCTGTGGCTGAGCAAACTGGGAATCAGGGTGCGGATTATCGACAAGACCGCGACCTCAGGCAGTACTTCCCGAGCCTTGGCCGTTCAGGCACGAACGTTGGAGCTGTATCGTCAGCTTGATTTGACTCAGGTGATTCTGCAACACGGGCACAAGGTGCCGGCGGTCAATCTTTGGGTCAAGGGCGAACACGCTGCGCAGGTGCCGTTCGACGCGGTGGGCAAGGACCTGACGCCCTACTCATTTCTGGAAATATTCCCTCAGGATCAACACGAACGGCTTTTGATTGAGCGGTTGTTGATGTTCGGGGTGTCGGTGGAGCGCCAAACTGAATTGACGCGCTTTGTCCATGACGGCGTAGGAGTCACGGCTTACCTGTCCGGGGCCGACGGTCAGGAAGAGGTGTGTGCCGCGCGTTGCTTGGCGGGGTGCGACGGTGCCCGCTCCACTGTGCGAAAAAGCCTCGACATCGGTTTCCCAGGGGGCACTTACCAACAAGTTTTTTATGTGGCCGATGTAGATGCTGACGGTCCTTCAGTCAACGGCGAGCTGCACGTGGACCTCGACGAGTCGGAGTTCTTAGCGATTTTCCCGTTGGCGGACAAACACCATGCCCGTTTGATCGGCACCGTGCGCAATGAACACGCCGACACCCTGACGTTCGAGGATGTCAGCGGCCGCGCCATCGAGCAGCTTCAAGTCCAGATTCATCGGGTGAACTGGTTTTCGACGTACCGCGTGCATCACCGGGTGGCGAAGCACTTCCGCCAGGGGCGCGCATTTCTATTGGGCGACGCGGCGCACGTCCACAGTCCGGCGGGTGGGCAAGGCATGAACACCGGCATTGGTGACGCGATCAACCTGGCGTGGAAACTTGCGGCCGTGCTAGAGACGCGTGCGTCGGACAGCCTGCTCGACACCTATGAAACCGAGCGAATAGGGTTTGCCCGGCAATTGGTGGCTACCACCGACCGGGTCTTCAGCTTTGCCACCGCCGAGGGACGAATCGCCAAGCTGGTGCGCACGCGGATTGCGCCGCTGCTGATCCCTAAAGTCATCGCCATCGACGCGGTGCGTGAATTTATCTTCCGCACGATATCGCAAGTGACGTTGAACTACCGAGGCATGCCACTCAGCGCTGGCACTGCGGGCAAGGTCCACGGTGGCGAGCGTTTGCCGTGGGTGCCCGGGAGTGACAATTTTGAATCGTTGTCCCGCCTGTGCTGGCAACTCCATGTTTACGGTGTCGCCAGCGAACAACTGAATGCCTGGTGCAAAGAGCGTGGCGTGCCGTTACACGTCTTTCAATGGACACCGGCCCATGCCGCCAGCGGTTTTGCGCTTAACGCGTTGTACCTACTGCGACCAGATACCTACGTGGCCCTTGCCGAACTGTCAGGCGAACCCGAAGTGCTGGATCGATATTTTGATGAACGGGGCATACAGCCGCAGAAGGATCACCTACTGAACACCACATAA
- a CDS encoding DUF2188 domain-containing protein, with the protein MDNYHIEKTGTFWSLKKQGAVHASKTAGTKEELIKLASEFLSTRTASLKIHKEDGTIQEERTYPRSADPSKSPG; encoded by the coding sequence ATGGATAACTACCACATCGAAAAAACCGGAACGTTCTGGTCATTGAAAAAGCAGGGCGCGGTTCATGCTTCAAAAACAGCGGGCACCAAAGAAGAATTGATCAAACTCGCCAGCGAGTTCCTCAGCACGCGCACGGCATCGCTGAAGATCCACAAGGAAGACGGCACGATACAGGAAGAGCGAACCTATCCACGCAGCGCAGACCCGTCGAAATCGCCGGGATAA